From the Chloroflexus aurantiacus J-10-fl genome, one window contains:
- a CDS encoding Kelch repeat-containing protein: MTNESQISEREREILRLVATGATNQQIAIALNISVNTVKVHLRNIFAKIGVESRTEATVYAIRNGIVTVGETNQTAIDEAEVAKATAPSDELTAITASAVSDAAVSIVESTEPLALNTEPPTTPEPADIAPSTPVKEPVTITASSPAPPATKTTLAQLLPWLIGGIVVIVIAVATLVINARAGTMPVTAAPTSSPIIDAQQRWFLRQPLNEPRDHFALTGYDLERRLYVIGGQRNGVVSAAVDRYDPEIDRWVRLTDKPTAVSYARAVTLRGLIYVPGGEDSNGTVLDRLEIYDPREQRWYSGPPLPAPRSRYALTAWEGQLYLIGGWDGTTVRSDVFVYDPVRERWETAPPLPQPRRDAGVAVAAGRLFVIGGEGEQGPLRDSHRLEPGNDPNRRWVAIAPLPQAIARPAVVGLSSTLLIFDSERREGLTYDIVADAWSSTPLPAEANISTDAVLLDSNIYFVGDSRTQGMLSEYRALYVIFIPGQ, encoded by the coding sequence ATGACGAATGAATCTCAGATCAGTGAGCGCGAGCGCGAGATCCTCCGTCTCGTTGCCACGGGTGCCACAAATCAGCAGATTGCAATTGCGTTGAACATTAGTGTCAACACGGTCAAAGTTCATCTGCGCAATATCTTCGCGAAGATCGGTGTGGAGTCGCGCACCGAGGCGACCGTCTATGCCATTCGCAACGGGATTGTGACCGTTGGCGAGACCAATCAGACTGCTATTGATGAAGCGGAGGTTGCAAAAGCAACCGCACCAAGTGATGAGTTAACGGCGATAACTGCTTCTGCCGTATCTGATGCGGCAGTGTCGATTGTTGAGTCGACTGAACCGCTTGCTCTCAATACCGAACCGCCAACTACGCCAGAACCGGCAGACATTGCACCTTCAACCCCGGTTAAGGAGCCTGTCACTATCACCGCATCCTCGCCTGCACCACCTGCAACAAAGACGACTTTGGCACAATTGCTCCCGTGGCTGATCGGTGGGATTGTCGTTATCGTTATTGCGGTAGCAACCCTGGTCATCAATGCACGAGCCGGCACGATGCCGGTGACCGCTGCGCCAACCTCGTCGCCGATCATCGATGCTCAGCAGCGCTGGTTTCTGCGTCAGCCATTGAACGAACCTCGCGATCACTTCGCGCTGACCGGCTACGATCTTGAACGCAGATTGTACGTCATTGGTGGACAGCGCAACGGCGTTGTCAGTGCTGCCGTTGATCGCTACGATCCTGAGATTGACCGTTGGGTGCGACTGACCGATAAGCCTACCGCTGTGAGTTATGCGCGAGCCGTTACGCTACGTGGCCTGATTTACGTGCCGGGAGGCGAAGATAGTAATGGTACTGTCCTTGATCGGCTCGAGATCTACGATCCCCGTGAACAACGCTGGTACTCCGGGCCTCCTCTGCCGGCTCCGCGCAGTCGCTACGCACTCACGGCCTGGGAAGGCCAGCTCTACCTGATTGGTGGCTGGGATGGTACCACAGTACGGAGCGATGTCTTCGTCTACGATCCGGTACGTGAGCGTTGGGAGACGGCACCTCCACTACCGCAACCTCGACGTGATGCGGGGGTTGCGGTTGCCGCTGGCCGCCTCTTTGTTATTGGTGGCGAGGGTGAACAGGGGCCGCTGCGCGATAGCCATCGTCTCGAACCGGGGAATGACCCGAATCGCCGCTGGGTGGCAATAGCTCCACTACCACAGGCGATTGCCCGTCCCGCAGTGGTTGGACTGTCCAGTACGTTGCTGATCTTCGATAGCGAACGGCGTGAGGGGTTGACTTACGACATTGTGGCCGATGCCTGGAGCAGTACTCCGCTGCCGGCAGAAGCGAATATCTCTACCGATGCTGTCCTCCTCGATTCCAACATCTACTTCGTTGGCGATAGTCGTACAC